The genomic region GCGGTCACCACGGATACGGCGTGAGTCTGATCCGGGATCTGAGCATCAGTGTAATAAACGTATTCCTTAAGGGCCGCCCTGGCGGTCTCCATGTTGAAAAAGACTGACGTGTCAAAGCCCATACCTGTTTGGTCAAGCTTGGCGACCACCTGATAGTAGGAATCGAAAAAAAGCAATTGATCCCCGATATCAGCCTGGATATTCGCGCCGATCACGATATCTTTGAATTCCAGCTTCTGAGGCCTGGCGGAAGACAGCCACGGCCCAATCACGAAGTCGGTATCAGGATCATAGCCGATGAGCTGTACAGGAAAAGCGCAGTGCTCCGAGTCCAGGGTGGCGATAAAAAGCTGTGGCGATGCTTGGTCGAAGTCGCCGCTCTTAAGCACTTGCTCGGCCCTATCCCCATCAATATAGAACGTACTGGGTTCCCCCTGGAGCAATACACCTTCCGTTTTCTGTTCATAGCCTTTCGGCACAACGAGCACATCCGCTCCCAGCCGGGAGGAAACACTGTGCAGACCGTTGAACAGGCCATAAGAGAGCATCCCTCCGGCAATCAGCGAAAAGGACAGAAGAGTGACAAGCACAATCAGGCCTATGCTGCGAAATGGCCTCCGGCGCAGGTTTTTTAAGGATAGGTCAATCAAGCTCGGAGGAAACGTGCGCATCAGGAACAGACTCCTTCCTGTATTTTACGAAAAGAAACCCGGTGCTCCCGGCGGAGATGATGATGGACAGGATAGTAAGTATGTTCAGGGCCGGAAGAGTTACAACCCGGCAATCCATAGTCGCCTCTCCGCAGACCCCAATCAGAAGATTCGGGATCAGAAAAGCCAAAATACTATTGAGCAATACTGCCAAACTAAGTCCGGCCAGAAGGGGTGTGCTTTTCAGAAAGATGACCGCTGCGCCCAGCAAAGCAATGACTCCCCCCACGCCAATAAGAGCTCGTGCCGTCCAAAAGCAGGCTGTTGTTGTGCCGTGATGCTGTTCGCAGATCTTGAAAATATACTGCGGACCCAAAGCAATGAGGATACCCAGGATAAGAATGAAGATGCCAAGCGCCAGCCGGGAAGTTCTTTTCATACTCATTTTGCCCCCTTTTTCACCTTTGACTGAAATGAGCTGGCTTGCCAAATAAAATAACCAGAGGACTTTGTGTTGTTCAAGCAACACGCGGGCCTCTGGTTTTTCCAGTCAACTCATGACATACAATTCATATATGTTTTATACGTTTTATGTGTTATATATGTTATAACGTCAAAACCTTGTTTTGTCAATACCTATATTTTTATATATTAGAAATTACTCCACCGTCACCCGAATGCTGTTGGCGTAGACATACTCGGAAATCTCATTGCCAAGCCCCGGCAGCTCAGGTACCGTTAAATAGCTGTTTTCAGGCTGATAATCGTGGATGCAGAGCTTGCGGTTCAACCCATTCGGAAAATGATGCTCGTGAATTAAAAAATTGGGAATCACCGTCTCCAGATGCAGAGCGGCGGCGATGGCAATCGGGCTGCCGCAGACATGAAGCTGTACGCTTATGTCATAGACATAGGCAGCATCGCAGATTTTTTTGCCTTCGGTAATGCCGCCGGTATTGCCCAGGTCGGGCTGGATTACCTGGAGAGAGCTGTTTTCAAAATACGGCGCGTACTGCCACCGGGAATAAATGCGCTCCCCGCTGGCCAGGGGAAGATCCAACTTGCTTGAGATATAGGCAAAGGTCTTCGGATTGGGCGTAGTCGGTTCTTCATAATAGAAAATATTGTATTTTTCAATGCGTCGCCCGATCTGAATGGCGGAAAGGGCATCGGTGTTGGCATGATTCTCCACAGTGATGTCCACATCCGGCCCCACCGCCTCCCGGGTCGCTGCCACACGCTCCTCCACCAGATTCAGGTAATGGGATGAGAGAAGGCGGGTCTGCTTTTCACTGGTCAGGCGGGCGCCCTTTTCATCATAAGTGAAAAAATCCACCTTGACAGCGTTGTAACCCTCCGCCACAACCTCTCTGGCGACCAGCCCGTAATCCTCAGCTTTGTAAAGGGGACCTCTGGTCTCGCTCCATCCGAACTGAAGCTGACTGGCGTAAGTGCGCAGCTTTTCCCGCTTTTTGCCCCCGAGAAGCTGATAGACGGGCTTGCCGTAAGCCTTGCCTTTAATATCCCACAGGGCGATGTCGATGGCCGAGATGCCTGCAAATACCACTGGACCGCCGTTTTGCCCCCAAAAGGTGCCTTTGTAGAGCTTATCCCAGATGACCTCGTGTTCCAAGGGGTCAAGGCCAATGATCAGGGAGGCGAAATCTTTGACCATGCCGAAAGCCGCGGGTGCCGCCGTCGCATAGGCAAGGGCCGCTTCGCCGTCTCCGTAAATGCCTTCATCTGTAAAGATGCGGCAAAGAATAGGTCTCCAGTGCTTGTTTTCCGCTGTGTCAAGTTGAAGAATATCAACTTTTATGATTTTCATAGGGAAACCTCCTTTTACTTTTTTCGTTTTTTGCTATTCAATTTTCTCTTCCGGCTTATCTCGTAAAACTATGACTGTCTCGGAGACAAAATCCAGCACTTCCCAATTTACTGTTAACATACTCCATCCCCCTTTCCCTCCGGCTCCCATAGGCAAACAAAAAAGGCTCAGCATCCTTTCCCCGCTTGCCGCATGAAGAATAATGCAAAGCCTTTGGTTTTCCAATCAGCGCACCGAATATTCCTTTAATTCTAAGCTAAGCCCCATGTCCGGGTGGTCGGATCGTATTTCATTTCTTCCCTAACTTTTATCTCGTTAACCTAATTGATAAGCATCTTTTAGAAAAACATACTTAATCAATATGATTAGTGTGTTTTTCTAAAAGATAGCAAAAGGGCTCTTATGTTGTCAATAGGGTATTAAGCAAAAAGATCATGATTATAGGGACTAAAAAACCACGCTTCATTTGAGGCGTGGTTTTTCACCATAAAGATCCTGATACTTTTCGTAGTTATCCATAACCCGCTGCACATATTCCCTGGTCTCCCGGAAAGGAATATCCTCCGTATTCAAGTCATCCACCTTGAGCTGCTCTGTGCGGATCCACTCATTGACATGACCTCTTCCCCCATTATAGGCGGCCAAAACGAGCTCGATATCCTGAAATTCCTTCTGCAGGCTGGCTATGTACCAGGTTCCGTACTGAATATTCTTTTCCGGCTCCCTCAGCTTACTTTGGTCGAAGGTTCCATCCCCTAAGGTCTCGGCAATCCAGTCGGCTGTATCCGGCATCAGCTGCATAAGCCCCAGGGCGCCCTTATGGGATTGGGAATAGGGCAGGAATTTACTCTCAGCGCGAATGACCGAGATAACCAGCAAAGGGTCCACATGATATTCCTCCGCATAATGTTCGATAAGGGATTTATACGGATAAGGATAGATTACTTTCTTAATGGGGGGAGACGAGAACAAGAGTATAAAAGCAATCACACATAAGACCAGGGTAAATAAAAAACCTGATCTTTTTTTCTTGCGCCGCACTGTGAACCCTTTCTTTTTCATGGGTACTCCTTGATTTCATCAGTATTTAAGTCTTAAGCATTCTAAGGATTGAACGAGGCTTCATGCAAGGGAAGATTTGAACCCGCTCAACCTTAGCCGAGTCCATGGCCGAGCTTAACATAGGACATATTATACTTTGAGAGGCTCGTATTAAGGAATAGAACGATAGACCTAAGTTAGACCTATTGCAAGACCTATTCTGGCCCATTGCTTCATTCTATAGTCCCTGCTCCCTATTTATTCTTTCCATTTCTTTCCTTAATTGTACTACTGTTTCTTCCCATTTTCCAGAATTATCTATAACTACATCTGCTTTATTGCGTTTCTCCCCCAATGAATATTGGGCTTGAATGCGCAAGGCCACTTCTTCTGCACTTAAGGCGTCCCGTTCCATGACCCGTTGTTTTTGAATATCCAGCGGTACCCAAACCACCCATAACTCGTCCATCTGGGACCCATACCCCGCCTCAAAAAGCAAAGGAACATCCCAGACACAGATCCTCTTCCCTGCCTGCTCCAGTGCCTTTTGTTGTTTTTCCATGGCAACTCTGACCCGGGGATGGAGAATCTTCTCCAATTGTTTACGGGCTTGATCATCGGCAAAAACAATTCTGCCTAAGGCTTTGCGATTGATTTCTTTACTATCCGTCAGGATATCATGACCAAAGGCAGCCGCAATGGCTGCAATTGTCTCCGGTTCATGATAGAGCTCATGCACAGTACGATCCGCATCGATAATCGGAACACCTTGTTGGGAGAGCCACCGGGAGACTGTGGATTTTCCGCTCCCGATCCCCCCGGTTAACCCAATAACCCACATAGTATGACACCTCGAATTCATTATTTTAATCAAATCAGTTTTCCCAAAGCGATGAGAATAAGCATGGTTCCCGGCAAAAGGCCCAACTTCCCTAAATACTCTTCGGGAAGTCTGCCGGCTAAAGCCTGACCACATTTGATCATAAAAATTTGCATCAAGGCCACCCAGGCAATAACCGACAGCGAATTAAAGATTCCCACAGCAAGACCCAATACCAGGCCGGAAGCAAAGGCATCCAGGGATAAGGCCGTGCCCAGCAGCACACTTTCCTTGGCACTGATCACACCGGAGCCATCAAGATCGGCCTGTTCCGGAGTTTTGAGAACCTGCACAACAACGCCCAGGATTTTGAATTCCAGCTTAAGGACCGGCTCCCGGACAGCTATCGTGCTGGCAGGCTCAGCCCTTGGCGTCTCCTTTTTAAACAAGTGTGGAACAGCCTTGATCAGCTGATAGCCCCCTAAGGAAAGTAAAATTCCCGCTGCGATAAGATTAGGCGAGACGATGGTAATAACACCCATGAGGACATCGCCAAAGAATAGTGCTGTTCCCATGGCTACTACCGTACAAAGAGTTATGATCAACATCGAAAGAAGGGGTATGCGGATCCTCCGTATTCCATAAGATACCCCTACGCCAAATCCATCAAAACTTAAGGCTATAGCGAAGAGTATTGTAGCTCCCATAATCATCCTCCTGTAAGTACCTTTACTTTGCAGGATAATATATGGGTAAACCCTTCTTATGGTGCTCTTATTCTTCTGTTATTTCTAACCACTCTATCATAATACTATCCAGTAAAGCCTTTTTTTCCTCAAAGAGCTTATGGAGCTCCAGGGCTTTTTCATAATTGGAAGTTACTGCAGCCATTTGTTCCTCTAAGGACTGGATTTCTTCCTCCAGTTCAGCTATCTGTGCTTCTAATTGCTGGGCCTTTCTCTGGCGCCGTCTTGCTTCCCGTTCCGCCTCCTTGGACTGTTCATGAGGGCGGGTTCCGGCAGCGGTACCGGGGGAGGCGCTCCCGCCCGCGGAAGCAGCCTCATCTTCCTGGACTTGCGCCTTATACATGCTGTAATCCCCTTCGTAGAGTTTAAGTCCCCCAGGAGTCAAACGGGCAATTCTGTTCACGACCCGGTCCAGGAAATACCGATCATGGGAGACGACCAAAAGGGTTCCATCATAATCCTGAAGTGCTTCCTCCAGGACATCCCGCATACGGGTATCCAAGTGATTGGTGGGTTCGTCCAGGAGGAGCAGATTTCCCTGAGAGAGAAAGAGCTTAGCCAGGGCCAGCCGGCTTTTTTCTCCTCCGCTTAATACGGAAACCGCCTTAAAGACCTCCTCACCCACAAACCCGAAACGGGCCAGCAGGCTGCGGATCTCCGGATCAAGCAAATCTGTGTCTCCTCGGATTTCATCCATAATACTGCCTTTGCCGTGCAATTCCTCGTGTTCCTGGGAATAGTACCCCAGCTTGACATTAGCCCCCAGGCGAATCTCCCCTTGATAGGGCAGTGAACCTTTGATGGCTTTGAGCAGACTGGTTTTGCCGATTCCGTTTTCTCCGAGCAGGGCCACCCGGTCCCCCCGGCGCAATTCCACATCAACCCCCTGGAACAACCTGCGTCCGGGAAACTCCACAGAAACGCCTTCCAGCATAAGGGTCCGATCCCCGCTGCGCCGTCCTGTGGCCAGGGAAATATGCAAAGACTTGGGGGTTTTATTCACCTCAACAGGCTTAATCTTCTGGAGCTGAGATTCCCGGCCCCGGGCTTGCTTGGATTTAATACCGGCTTTATAACGCCGGATATATTCCTCCAGGCGGGCGATCTTTTTGCTTACCCGCTCCGCTTCCCTGACCAGTGTAGTTTCTTCCACCGCCCGCTGCAGTTCATACTCGGAATAGTTTCCCGGGTAGCTCTTCAATCCCCCATTCTCCAGATGCAGGACTTTCTGAACCACATGATCAAGAAAGTAGCGATCATGGGAAACCACTAAAATCGCACCGTCATAGCCTTTCAAAAACCCTTCCAGCCATTCTAAGGCATCCATGTCCAAATGGTTGGTCGGCTCATCCAGAATCAAAAATTCCGGAGAACGCAGCAGGAGTTTGCTCAAAGCCAGCCTGGTTTTTTGGCCCCCGCTTAAATGTTGAATGGGGTGCTCAGTTTCTTTAGTGAGCCCAAGACCGGAGAGGATCTTGCGCACCTGGGCTTCCAGGGCATACCCGCCCATGGTCTCAAAGCGCTCCGTAAGGGCACTGTATTGAGCAAAAACCTTCTCGTCCGCGGTATGAGCCATCCGTTCTTCAAGAACATGAAGCTGTTCTTTCATTTCGATGAGATCGGCCCGTTCCGCCAACATGCTCTCCCAGACGGTGCCCTGATCTTCAACTAAAGGATTCTGGGGAAGGTATCCCCAAGTGCCGGTAAGAAATACCTCGCCGCTTTCCAGAGGATGCTCCCCTAAACAAGCCCGCAGCAAGGTCGTCTTCCCCGCCCCATTGGGGCCTACCAGTCCCACCTTCTCCCCCTTCTCCACAGCAAAGGTTACTTGTCGGAAAAGGGCTTCCCCGGAAACGTCCACGCCGCAGCTCCGACAGTAAAGAATACTCATATCTTAATAACTCCTTTGTTACAACTCTAAGTCGTTTGTCCGATTCGTCCGGGTCGCGTAGCATTATGCATGACGAATCTTCGGGTCGCGTAGCTTTACGCACAACGCGTACTCCATAGTTCCAGGGCTGGTCCACTCGCTTTCTTAACAGCTACGCCAAACCTCCGGGTAATACCTGATGTGAACCGTGGCTCCGCTACGTTAAGAAAGCCTCGTTGACCTGACCGCCCCTCCGCTAAATCCGTCCGCTTTTGTACATAAAGCTACTTCTTACGGGTTTCTTTAAGCTCTTCTCTGAGGTCCCGAGGGCTTGGAGTCTAGAAATCCGAGGCCCGGGGGCTCTCTTTGTGAGGCATTGCGAGCATTTCCGGGGCCAGCCCTTCTTCAGAGCCCTTCTGAGGTTACCGACCTTGCCGCCCCAAGCGGCGTCAGTAAAGACGGAGAAAGCGGCTTGAATAAGATATCTTTCCCCACAGCTCCCACAACGCCCCACCCCCCTCAGGCCCGAAAAGTAGCCCAAGGATTTTGATTTACACAAGGGAAGCGACTTTAAGCGAGCGGAAACAAAACTTCGCGAAAAGCACTCAGCGGAGTCGGGTTGGAAACAGGACGTTTCCAACCGCCCATTGAGCAGGAGCGATTTGGGCGGGCACCCGACGGAGCGGCGGGCTTTTCGCGTTAGTTTTGTCCGCGCAGCTTATGGAGCGACCGGTGTAAACTAAAATCCTGGAGACTCCGCTTTCAAATCCTTCTGAGAGCA from Desulfitobacterium chlororespirans DSM 11544 harbors:
- a CDS encoding ABC transporter permease; its protein translation is MRTFPPSLIDLSLKNLRRRPFRSIGLIVLVTLLSFSLIAGGMLSYGLFNGLHSVSSRLGADVLVVPKGYEQKTEGVLLQGEPSTFYIDGDRAEQVLKSGDFDQASPQLFIATLDSEHCAFPVQLIGYDPDTDFVIGPWLSSARPQKLEFKDIVIGANIQADIGDQLLFFDSYYQVVAKLDQTGMGFDTSVFFNMETARAALKEYVYYTDAQIPDQTHAVSVVTADIPGGYTTEFQRYINDKYRGSGLEFIFTKNMISSLTQHINALLTFCFALLIILWGVSVGVLMIVFAVTLNERKREFAVYRALGSSRKWLTYLILTETFLTSITGAGAGVLLFGVLAFSFRPLIERELSLPYVTPGHLSSLVISLSGFVIAVAVGLLTSAVSSARIGSLTDKALRPGGD
- the ytaF gene encoding sporulation membrane protein YtaF codes for the protein MGATILFAIALSFDGFGVGVSYGIRRIRIPLLSMLIITLCTVVAMGTALFFGDVLMGVITIVSPNLIAAGILLSLGGYQLIKAVPHLFKKETPRAEPASTIAVREPVLKLEFKILGVVVQVLKTPEQADLDGSGVISAKESVLLGTALSLDAFASGLVLGLAVGIFNSLSVIAWVALMQIFMIKCGQALAGRLPEEYLGKLGLLPGTMLILIALGKLI
- a CDS encoding ABC-F family ATP-binding cassette domain-containing protein — its product is MSILYCRSCGVDVSGEALFRQVTFAVEKGEKVGLVGPNGAGKTTLLRACLGEHPLESGEVFLTGTWGYLPQNPLVEDQGTVWESMLAERADLIEMKEQLHVLEERMAHTADEKVFAQYSALTERFETMGGYALEAQVRKILSGLGLTKETEHPIQHLSGGQKTRLALSKLLLRSPEFLILDEPTNHLDMDALEWLEGFLKGYDGAILVVSHDRYFLDHVVQKVLHLENGGLKSYPGNYSEYELQRAVEETTLVREAERVSKKIARLEEYIRRYKAGIKSKQARGRESQLQKIKPVEVNKTPKSLHISLATGRRSGDRTLMLEGVSVEFPGRRLFQGVDVELRRGDRVALLGENGIGKTSLLKAIKGSLPYQGEIRLGANVKLGYYSQEHEELHGKGSIMDEIRGDTDLLDPEIRSLLARFGFVGEEVFKAVSVLSGGEKSRLALAKLFLSQGNLLLLDEPTNHLDTRMRDVLEEALQDYDGTLLVVSHDRYFLDRVVNRIARLTPGGLKLYEGDYSMYKAQVQEDEAASAGGSASPGTAAGTRPHEQSKEAEREARRRQRKAQQLEAQIAELEEEIQSLEEQMAAVTSNYEKALELHKLFEEKKALLDSIMIEWLEITEE
- a CDS encoding DUF4418 family protein, with the protein product MKRTSRLALGIFILILGILIALGPQYIFKICEQHHGTTTACFWTARALIGVGGVIALLGAAVIFLKSTPLLAGLSLAVLLNSILAFLIPNLLIGVCGEATMDCRVVTLPALNILTILSIIISAGSTGFLFVKYRKESVPDAHVSSELD
- a CDS encoding mandelate racemase/muconate lactonizing enzyme family protein, giving the protein MKIIKVDILQLDTAENKHWRPILCRIFTDEGIYGDGEAALAYATAAPAAFGMVKDFASLIIGLDPLEHEVIWDKLYKGTFWGQNGGPVVFAGISAIDIALWDIKGKAYGKPVYQLLGGKKREKLRTYASQLQFGWSETRGPLYKAEDYGLVAREVVAEGYNAVKVDFFTYDEKGARLTSEKQTRLLSSHYLNLVEERVAATREAVGPDVDITVENHANTDALSAIQIGRRIEKYNIFYYEEPTTPNPKTFAYISSKLDLPLASGERIYSRWQYAPYFENSSLQVIQPDLGNTGGITEGKKICDAAYVYDISVQLHVCGSPIAIAAALHLETVIPNFLIHEHHFPNGLNRKLCIHDYQPENSYLTVPELPGLGNEISEYVYANSIRVTVE
- a CDS encoding lytic transglycosylase domain-containing protein, encoding MKKKGFTVRRKKKRSGFLFTLVLCVIAFILLFSSPPIKKVIYPYPYKSLIEHYAEEYHVDPLLVISVIRAESKFLPYSQSHKGALGLMQLMPDTADWIAETLGDGTFDQSKLREPEKNIQYGTWYIASLQKEFQDIELVLAAYNGGRGHVNEWIRTEQLKVDDLNTEDIPFRETREYVQRVMDNYEKYQDLYGEKPRLK
- the coaE gene encoding dephospho-CoA kinase (Dephospho-CoA kinase (CoaE) performs the final step in coenzyme A biosynthesis.); this encodes MWVIGLTGGIGSGKSTVSRWLSQQGVPIIDADRTVHELYHEPETIAAIAAAFGHDILTDSKEINRKALGRIVFADDQARKQLEKILHPRVRVAMEKQQKALEQAGKRICVWDVPLLFEAGYGSQMDELWVVWVPLDIQKQRVMERDALSAEEVALRIQAQYSLGEKRNKADVVIDNSGKWEETVVQLRKEMERINREQGL